Proteins encoded in a region of the Quercus lobata isolate SW786 chromosome 8, ValleyOak3.0 Primary Assembly, whole genome shotgun sequence genome:
- the LOC115958066 gene encoding ACT domain-containing protein ACR10-like: protein MGVLYEDVVVIRHAEKPGDPTVITVNCPDKTGLGCDLCRVILLFGLSISRGDFSTDGKWCYIVFWVVDKPTTRWHLLQKRLLEVCPSYFTTSDIDYYRPENQQPKEPDVFLMKFWCSCDRKGLLHDVTEVLFVLELTIKRVKVSTTPDGRVMFLFFITDSRELLHTKRRQEETIDYLTAALGDIIISCEIDLAGPEFTACSHGAPFLPSEITEDIFSLELPNGRPSGFLSFNPVSVTMDNTLSPSHTVVRILCQDHKGLIYDIMRTLKDYNIQVSYGRFYASSKGSCELELFIMQADGRKLIDPSKQNALRSRLRMELLRPLRVGVVSRGPDTELLVANPVELSGRGRPLVFYDITLAFKILNTCIFSVEIGRHMIHGREWEVYRILLDEGECCSLPRKKVEEGVRNRLMGWE from the exons ATGGGTGTTCTGTATGAGGACGTGGTGGTCATAAGGCATGCAGAGAAGCCAGGAGATCCCACTGTGATCACTGTGAATTGCCCGGACAAGACTGGATTGGGCTGTGATTTGTGCAGAGTTATATTGCTCTTTGGCCTAAGCATTTCCAGAGGAG ATTTTTCAACGGATGGGAAATGGTGCTACATAGTATTCTGGGTGGTGGACAAGCCAACAACAAGGTGGCACTTGTTGCAGAAGAGGCTGTTGGAGGTGTGCCCATCTTATTTTACAACATCAGATATAGACTATTACCGGCCTGAAAACCAGCAACCTAAGGAACCAGATGTTTTCCTCATGAAATTCTGGTGTTCCTGTGATAGGAAGGGTCTATTGCATG ATGTAACTGAGGTTCTCTTTGTGCTGGAACTAACGATAAAGAGAGTGAAGGTATCCACTACTCCAGATGGGAGAGTTATGTTCCTCTTTTTCATAACAGATTCCAG AGAACTTCTTCATACAAAAAGGAGACAGGAGGAAACAATCGACTATTTGACAGCTGCCTTAGGGGATATCATTATAAGTTGTGAGATTGATTTGGCTGGCCCAGAATTTACCGCATGTTCACATGGTGCTCCATTTCTTCCTTCTGAAATCACTGAAGATATATTCAGTTTGGAGCTGCCCAATGGACGCCCAAGTGGATTTCTTTCCTTCAACCCTGTCTCTGTGACAATGGATAATACCCTGAGCCCCTCCCACACAGTTGTTCGAATCCTCTGTCAGGATCACAAAGGCCTCATCTATGATATCATGAGAACCCTAAAGGATTACAACATTCAG GTTTCTTATGGACGATTCTATGCAAGCTCAAAAGGAAGCTGTGAGTTAGAATTATTCATCATGCAAGCAGATGGGAGAAAGCTTATTGACCCCTCCAAGCAAAATGCTTTGCGCTCTCGCCTGAGAATGGAGCTACTGCGTCCTCTAAGAGTGGGTGTTGTGAGCAGGGGCCCTGACACTGAGCTGCTGGTAGCTAACCCTGTGGAGTTGTCTGGCAGGGGCCGTCCCCTTGTATTTTATGATATTACTCTTGCTTTCAAGATTCTGAACACGTGCATCTTTTCG GTGGAGATAGGGAGACATATGATCCACGGTCGGGAATGGGAAGTATATAGAATCCTTCTAGACGAAGGGGAATGTTGTTCCTTGCCAAGGAAAAAAGTTGAAGAGGGTGTCAGAAATAGATTGATGGGTTGGGAATAG
- the LOC115957074 gene encoding uncharacterized protein LOC115957074, with the protein MRRIKEYKRLEDDWLQSKGKAPVLNRSRQSGFQLRPRRDLRIQGAKLKLGEVNVMFKEPVHRIVDQIKNKPGLGLKNEDLSRYDTPLVRFDGQRVIPEGQISLPVNMEGKEVTVVFIVIASFSPYMAILGMPWIHAMGAVSSTLHVKVKFRTEQGIAVVRGSQQAARQCLVVAIDWKHKQAKQMETTKKIGASMREGDKVETLLFLIQNMDVFSWSPYEVPGADPGFIVHKLNVDQAFPPKKQKSRRSSKEHVKAVRQEAGRLKEAGVIKEIFFPKWLANTVVVKKKNGKWRVCVDFKDLNRACPKDLFPMPKIDQLVDATYGHPRISFLDIFQGYHQITLASSPLMRTTITS; encoded by the exons ATGAGGCGTATTAAGGAGTACAAGCGCCTGGAGGATGATTGGCTGCAGAGTAAGGGTAAGGCCCCGGTACTGAATCGTTCTCGGCAGAGCGGGTTTCAGCTAAGGCCTCGAAGAGATTTAAGGATACAAGGGGCTAAGTTGAAACTGGGGGAGGTGAACGTGATGTTTAAGGAGCCAGTACACAGAATTGTAGATCAGATCAAGAACAAGCC AGGGCTCGGACTGAAGAATGAGGACCTCTCAAGATACGATACGCCCCTGGTCAGGTTTGATGGCCAAAGGGTGATTCCCGAGGGGCAAATATCACTTCCAGTGAACATGGAAGGAAAGGAGGTAACAGTAGTTTTTATAGTTATCGCTTCGTTTTCTCCATATATGGCCATTCTGGGTATGCCTTGGATCCATGCGATGGGGGCAGTCTCCTCCACCCTGCATGTGAAGGTTAAATTCCGCACAGAGCAAGGCATTGCCGTAGTAAGGGGAAGTCAACAAGCGGCCAGACAATGCTTGGTAGTTGCGATCGATTGGAAGCACAAGCAGGCTAAGCAGATGGAAACCACCAAGAAG ATAGGGGCAAGCATGAGGGAGGGGGATAAGGTAGAAACATTGTTATTTCTTATACAAAACATGGATGTGTTTTCTTGGAGCCCGTATGAGGTGCCCGGGGCAGATCCTGGGTTCATCGTTCACAAGCTTAATGTAGACCAAGCATTTCCTCCAAAGAAGCAGAAGTCGAGAAGGTCTTCTAAGGAACATGTTAAGGCAGTGAGACAGGAGGCCGGGCGGTTAAAAGAGGCCGGGGTGATAAAGGAAATCTTCTTCCCGAAATGGTTGGCGAACACCGTGGTGgtcaaaaagaagaatggcaaatggagagtttgtgtagATTTTAAGGATTTAAACCGAGCATGCCCGAAGGACCTGTTCCCTATGCCGAAGATAGATCAATTGGTCGATGCCACATATGGGCACCCGAGGATAAGTTTCCTGGACATCTTTCAGGGTTACCATCAGATCACCCTAGCTTCATCTCCCCTGATGCGAACTACCATTACATCGTGA
- the LOC115957075 gene encoding uncharacterized protein LOC115957075: protein MPSRFTRPPYNSYDGKTDPVEHVSHYIQMMSLHTHNDALMCKVFPSSLRPTALRWFNGLRKGLIHSFAQLIQEFGVRFVTCNRVPQPVDALLSMKMRVRKTLCNYVSRYWELYNEIGGDNEKIAASTFRMGLLEDSELRESLTRKPPDDIR from the coding sequence ATGCCGAGTAGATTTACGCGCCCACCGTACAATTCCTACGATGGAAAAACGGATCCAGTAGAGCACGTCAGTCATTATATCCAGATGATGTCTCTGCATACTCACAATGACGCgttgatgtgcaaggtatttccCTCGAGCCTCAGGCCCACTGCTTTGAGATGGTTTAATGGGTTACGAAAGGGTTTGATTCACAGTTTTGCCCAGTTGATCCAAGAATTTGGTGTCCGGTTTGTGACTTGTAACCGGGTACCACAACCAGTGGATGCATTACTATCTATGAAGATGAGGGTTAGAAAAACCCTTTGCAATTATGTCAGTCGGTATTGGGAGCTTTACAATGAGATCGGTGGGGACAACGAGAAGATCGCTGCGAGCACCTTTAGGATGGGGCTACTTGAGGACTCCGAGCTACGGGAGTCACTGACAAGGAAGCCTCCCGATGATATAAGATAG